Proteins encoded within one genomic window of Halorussus salilacus:
- the gatE gene encoding Glu-tRNA(Gln) amidotransferase subunit GatE — protein MTRHDYEDLGLVAGLEIHQQLDTETKLFCGCPTELREPEDAERRFTRYLHPTKSELGEIDEAALEESQVDREFEYLAYDSTCLVEEDDEPPHRLDEEAQEVVLEIAQLLDMDAVDQAHVMRKIVVDGSNTSGFQRSTLMATDGEIDTSEGSVGIEDLMLEEESAQRVEEREDGVLYSLDRLGIPLVEIGTKPDIRSPEQAREAAETIGMLLRSTGRVKRGLGTIRQDVNISIAEGARVEVKGVQSLDDIDDLVRNEVHRQVRLLEIRDDLRERDAEVGEVADVTEVFADTDSGVIRGALDSGGKVTAVPLYGFDGLVGAEIQPDRRLGTELSDHAKRHGAGGIFHTDELPAYGVTEDEVTDLREAVGAGETDAVAIVAADPETADLAIEAAAERAETALDGVPEETRGANEDGTTRYLRPLPGAARMYPETDVPPVDPDPTAVETPELLTEKAERYQSEYGLDSGLAEQVAYGKRMALFEEAVEDLGVDPTLAAGTVESTVTELRRDDVPVEDLTDDHVLDTLELVAAGETAKGNVGEILTVLAENPDLTAAEAVEREGLGSAGDEEVREAVAEVVERNAEQVEEEGMQAFSALMGECMGALGGKADGDLVSEVLREEIQKRA, from the coding sequence ATGACCCGACACGACTACGAGGACCTCGGCCTCGTGGCTGGCCTCGAAATCCACCAACAGCTCGACACCGAGACCAAGCTGTTCTGCGGCTGTCCGACCGAACTCCGCGAACCCGAGGATGCGGAGCGCCGGTTCACCCGATACCTCCACCCGACCAAGAGCGAACTCGGCGAGATCGACGAGGCCGCCCTCGAAGAGAGTCAGGTCGACCGCGAGTTCGAGTACCTCGCGTACGACTCGACCTGCCTTGTCGAGGAGGACGACGAACCGCCCCACCGACTCGACGAGGAGGCCCAGGAGGTCGTCCTCGAAATCGCCCAACTGCTCGACATGGACGCGGTCGATCAGGCCCACGTCATGCGAAAGATCGTCGTCGACGGCTCGAACACCTCGGGGTTCCAGCGCTCGACCCTGATGGCGACCGACGGCGAAATCGACACCTCCGAGGGGTCGGTGGGAATCGAGGACCTGATGCTCGAAGAGGAGAGCGCCCAGCGCGTCGAGGAGCGCGAGGACGGCGTCCTCTACAGCCTCGACCGGCTCGGCATCCCGCTCGTGGAGATCGGCACCAAGCCCGACATCCGCTCGCCCGAGCAGGCCCGCGAGGCCGCCGAGACCATCGGGATGCTCCTGCGCTCGACCGGTCGGGTCAAGCGCGGGCTCGGCACCATCCGTCAGGACGTGAACATCTCCATCGCGGAGGGCGCGCGCGTCGAGGTCAAGGGCGTCCAGAGCCTCGACGACATCGACGACCTCGTTCGAAACGAGGTCCACCGACAGGTCCGACTGCTCGAAATTCGGGACGACCTCCGCGAGCGCGACGCCGAGGTCGGCGAGGTGGCCGACGTGACCGAGGTCTTCGCCGACACCGACTCGGGAGTCATCCGCGGCGCGCTCGACTCCGGCGGGAAGGTGACGGCGGTCCCCCTCTACGGCTTCGACGGACTCGTGGGTGCCGAAATCCAGCCCGACCGCCGCCTCGGCACCGAGCTCTCGGACCACGCCAAGCGCCACGGCGCGGGCGGCATCTTCCACACCGACGAACTCCCGGCCTACGGCGTGACCGAAGACGAAGTGACCGACCTCCGCGAAGCCGTCGGCGCGGGCGAGACCGACGCGGTCGCCATCGTCGCGGCCGACCCCGAGACCGCCGACCTCGCCATCGAGGCGGCCGCCGAGCGCGCCGAGACCGCGCTCGACGGAGTCCCCGAGGAGACCCGCGGCGCGAACGAGGACGGCACCACCCGCTACCTCCGGCCCCTCCCGGGCGCGGCCCGGATGTACCCCGAGACCGACGTGCCGCCTGTCGACCCCGACCCGACCGCGGTCGAGACGCCCGAGCTCCTGACCGAGAAGGCCGAGCGCTACCAGAGCGAGTACGGTCTCGACTCCGGACTCGCCGAGCAGGTCGCCTACGGCAAGCGAATGGCGCTGTTCGAGGAGGCGGTCGAGGACCTCGGCGTCGATCCCACGCTCGCGGCGGGGACGGTCGAGAGCACCGTCACCGAACTCCGGCGCGACGACGTGCCGGTCGAGGACCTCACCGACGACCACGTCCTCGACACTCTCGAACTGGTCGCGGCTGGCGAGACCGCGAAGGGCAACGTCGGCGAGATACTGACCGTCCTCGCGGAGAACCCCGACCTCACCGCGGCGGAGGCCGTCGAGCGCGAGGGCCTCGGGAGCGCGGGCGACGAGGAGGTCCGGGAGGCGGTCGCGGAGGTCGTCGAGCGAAACGCCGAGCAGGTCGAAGAGGAGGGTATGCAGGCGTTTTCCGCGCTGATGGGCGAGTGCATGGGCGCACTCGGCGGCAAGGCCGACGGCGACCTCGTGAGCGAGGTCCTCCGCGAGGAGATACAGAAGCGGGCCTGA
- a CDS encoding PH domain-containing protein — MKLHPLSVPYRAVSRGLSVASTFVFLGLTLSGTGAVPELTGPFLVGAALAGVAATVAWQVAYYRRFEYELTDEGLDIASGVVSRRHREIPLRRVQNVDISRNVVQRALGLAALDLETAGGGETEASLRYVGYDEAKRLQREIQRLKRDATRSDREVGDDAEGEGESAVGEGRLADREELLFELSATELAILSALSFDLRYLSLLAFGPVALPAVPGLADLAVVGGVMLVGMLAVALWAIGAAVAFARYYGFRLTRIGDELRYERGLLQRYDGSIPLEKVQALTVSENLPMRRFGYAALSVETAGYAPGQSPSGGSEAAIPLATRERVFDLAREVEPFDPPEFSRPPERARTRYVARYAIALAALAGVLFGARAVVGWPDQWYLALALVPLTPVAAHLTWVNRGYDAGDRYVVTRNGFWRRSTTIVAYDRVQTVIQSQSPFQRRRDLASVVVDTASSAGFGGRDATAVDLDADDAAALRELVGQRLQDRLAARRADRRARGRRAKGAKEDDQDEDGEPTERE, encoded by the coding sequence ATGAAGCTCCATCCCCTCTCGGTCCCGTACAGGGCGGTCTCGCGCGGGCTCAGCGTCGCTTCGACCTTCGTCTTCCTCGGACTGACGCTGTCGGGGACCGGCGCGGTCCCCGAGTTGACCGGACCGTTCCTCGTCGGGGCCGCGCTCGCTGGCGTGGCCGCCACCGTGGCGTGGCAGGTCGCCTACTACCGGCGGTTCGAGTACGAGCTCACCGACGAGGGCCTCGACATCGCGTCGGGCGTGGTGTCGCGTCGCCACCGCGAGATTCCGCTCCGGCGGGTCCAGAACGTCGACATCTCGCGGAACGTGGTCCAGCGCGCGCTCGGTCTCGCGGCGCTCGACCTCGAAACGGCCGGGGGCGGCGAGACCGAGGCCAGCCTCCGATACGTGGGCTACGACGAGGCAAAGCGCCTCCAGCGCGAGATACAGCGCCTGAAACGCGACGCAACCCGGTCCGACCGCGAGGTCGGGGACGACGCCGAGGGCGAGGGCGAGAGCGCGGTCGGCGAGGGCCGCCTCGCCGACCGCGAGGAACTCCTGTTCGAACTCTCGGCGACCGAGTTGGCGATTCTGAGCGCCCTCTCGTTCGACCTGCGATACCTCTCGCTGCTGGCGTTCGGCCCGGTCGCGCTTCCGGCGGTACCCGGTCTCGCCGACCTCGCGGTGGTCGGCGGCGTGATGCTGGTGGGGATGCTCGCGGTCGCGCTGTGGGCCATCGGTGCGGCCGTGGCGTTCGCGCGCTACTACGGCTTCCGGCTGACCCGAATCGGCGACGAACTCCGGTACGAGCGCGGGCTCCTCCAGCGCTACGACGGCTCGATTCCATTGGAGAAGGTGCAGGCGCTCACCGTCTCGGAGAACCTCCCGATGCGGCGGTTCGGCTACGCCGCGCTCTCGGTCGAGACCGCGGGCTACGCGCCCGGCCAGTCGCCCTCGGGCGGGTCGGAGGCCGCGATTCCGCTGGCGACCCGCGAGCGCGTGTTCGACCTCGCCCGGGAGGTCGAACCCTTCGACCCGCCGGAGTTCTCTCGACCGCCCGAGCGCGCGAGAACCCGGTACGTCGCCCGGTACGCCATCGCGCTGGCAGCGCTCGCGGGGGTCCTGTTCGGGGCGCGGGCGGTCGTCGGGTGGCCCGACCAGTGGTACCTCGCGCTCGCGCTCGTCCCCCTCACGCCGGTCGCGGCCCACCTGACGTGGGTCAATCGGGGGTACGACGCTGGCGACCGGTACGTCGTGACCCGCAACGGCTTCTGGCGCAGGTCGACCACGATAGTGGCGTACGACCGGGTCCAGACCGTCATCCAGTCCCAGTCGCCGTTCCAGCGCCGCAGGGACCTCGCGAGCGTCGTGGTGGACACCGCGAGTTCCGCCGGGTTCGGCGGTCGGGACGCCACCGCGGTCGATCTGGACGCCGACGACGCCGCGGCGCTCCGCGAGCTGGTGGGCCAGCGATTACAGGACCGGCTCGCCGCGCGTCGGGCCGACCGACGGGCGAGGGGTCGTCGTGCGAAGGGAGCGAAGGAGGACGACCAAGACGAAGACGGTGAACCCACCGAGCGCGAGTGA
- a CDS encoding PH domain-containing protein: MEVLNPRVRLVWVVGRLVSATLLGVVVVVAGRLVFEFPDWVGIAVGAVVFALGVVHAVFRYRIWRFEVRDDDLYLERGVLTRVNTVVPFVRVQHVDTQRGPVERAVGLSSVVVYTAGSRGADVSIPGLTPERADALQEQLRSLAIESEGDFDAV; the protein is encoded by the coding sequence ATGGAAGTGCTGAACCCTCGCGTCCGCCTGGTCTGGGTGGTCGGCCGACTCGTGTCGGCGACGTTGCTCGGGGTCGTCGTGGTCGTCGCCGGTCGACTCGTCTTCGAGTTCCCCGACTGGGTCGGAATCGCGGTCGGCGCGGTCGTTTTCGCCCTCGGCGTTGTTCACGCCGTCTTCAGGTACAGAATCTGGCGGTTCGAGGTGCGCGACGACGACCTCTACCTCGAACGCGGCGTCCTGACCAGGGTGAACACGGTCGTCCCGTTCGTCCGGGTCCAGCACGTCGACACCCAGCGGGGTCCCGTCGAGCGCGCGGTGGGGCTGTCGAGCGTGGTGGTCTACACCGCCGGGTCGCGGGGCGCGGACGTCTCGATTCCGGGGCTGACGCCCGAGCGCGCCGACGCGTTGCAGGAACAGTTGCGGAGCCTCGCTATCGAGAGCGAAGGCGACTTCGACGCGGTATGA
- a CDS encoding class II fumarate hydratase: protein MSDEFRTEEDSLGEMQVPADAYWGAQTQRAVENFPISGITFGRRFVRALGVVKKAAAQANRDLGLVPDEKADAIVEAADEVIAGDHDDQFPVDVFQTGSGTSSNMNANEVIANRATEIYGGELGTREIHPNDHVNFGQSSNDVIPTAMHVASLEAVEKDLLPALDTLREALDEKAEEFDGVVKTGRTHLQDATPVRLGQEFGGYRTQVEKGLARLDYVRDHLSELALGGTAVGTGLNTHPEFPEKAAEYISEETGVSFREADDHFEAQAAHDAMSEAHGALRTVAGSLNKIANDLRLLASGPRNGLGEIEQPENQPGSSIMPGKINPVVAEAVNQVHKQVVGNDAAVSAGAAEGQIDLNLYKPVLAHNFLQSAELLANSAEVFAEKFVAKLEANEDHCEAQVEQSMALATALNPHIGYDKASKAAKAALKEGKTVREVVVEKGYLSEEEAEEVIDPEAMTHRGILGSDD, encoded by the coding sequence ATGTCCGACGAGTTCCGAACGGAGGAGGACAGTCTCGGTGAGATGCAAGTGCCCGCTGACGCCTACTGGGGCGCACAGACCCAGCGCGCGGTCGAGAACTTCCCCATCTCGGGCATCACGTTCGGGCGGCGGTTCGTGCGCGCGCTCGGGGTCGTCAAGAAGGCCGCCGCGCAGGCCAACCGCGACCTCGGACTGGTCCCCGACGAGAAGGCCGACGCCATCGTCGAGGCCGCCGACGAGGTCATCGCGGGCGACCACGACGACCAGTTCCCCGTCGACGTGTTCCAGACCGGGTCGGGGACCTCCTCGAACATGAACGCCAACGAGGTCATCGCCAACCGCGCGACCGAGATATACGGCGGCGAACTCGGCACGCGCGAAATCCACCCTAACGACCACGTCAACTTCGGCCAGTCCAGCAACGACGTGATTCCGACCGCGATGCACGTCGCGAGCCTCGAAGCCGTCGAGAAGGACCTCCTGCCCGCGCTCGACACGCTCCGTGAGGCGCTCGACGAGAAGGCCGAGGAGTTCGACGGCGTGGTCAAGACCGGCCGGACCCACCTGCAGGACGCCACGCCCGTGCGCCTCGGACAGGAGTTCGGCGGCTACCGGACGCAGGTCGAGAAGGGACTGGCGCGCCTCGACTACGTCCGCGACCACCTCTCGGAGCTCGCGCTGGGCGGGACCGCCGTGGGGACGGGTCTGAACACCCATCCCGAGTTCCCGGAGAAGGCCGCAGAGTACATCTCCGAGGAGACCGGCGTCTCGTTCCGCGAGGCCGACGACCACTTCGAGGCCCAGGCCGCCCACGACGCCATGTCGGAGGCCCACGGCGCGCTCCGCACCGTCGCGGGGTCGCTCAACAAAATCGCAAACGACCTCCGCCTGCTCGCGTCGGGTCCGCGCAACGGCCTCGGCGAGATCGAACAGCCCGAGAACCAGCCCGGGAGCTCCATCATGCCCGGCAAGATCAACCCCGTGGTCGCCGAGGCGGTCAATCAGGTCCACAAGCAGGTCGTGGGCAACGACGCCGCCGTGAGCGCGGGCGCGGCGGAGGGGCAAATCGACCTCAACCTCTACAAGCCCGTCCTCGCCCACAACTTCCTCCAGTCGGCCGAACTCCTCGCCAACTCGGCGGAGGTGTTCGCCGAGAAGTTCGTCGCCAAGCTGGAGGCCAACGAGGACCACTGCGAGGCGCAGGTCGAACAGAGCATGGCGCTCGCGACCGCCCTGAACCCCCACATCGGCTACGACAAGGCGAGCAAGGCCGCGAAGGCCGCCCTGAAGGAGGGCAAGACCGTCCGGGAGGTCGTGGTCGAGAAGGGCTACCTCAGCGAGGAGGAGGCCGAGGAGGTCATCGACCCCGAGGCGATGACCCACCGCGGGATTCTGGGTAGCGACGACTGA